In Sphaeramia orbicularis chromosome 7, fSphaOr1.1, whole genome shotgun sequence, one genomic interval encodes:
- the perm1a gene encoding uncharacterized protein perm1a, whose amino-acid sequence MEDFDYSVEICDRDWECFFAECEECNLLPPSLAGVDSSGMSDMDDTGSILANRDQKEGQTAGFVEAERSIEGPPDSEGSPVELYFSKHSMGGMESVLSGSEEDIHLQSVNMFFEKLKSLTEAEKITEPNQVGARKNREAAAQEEEQCSDGQQASCTGCTLPKNIPKLNFVSARGETVVGRETVEAVNTISNINTMKTDEPRSKISPEPSASNSMLHTYKSAHPETELFIREEACTENRVYEIIESNDSQPGKVVWSEATPHSNKVTNLEEEICTPLCDVTQEDFLRNPLTLIKSQHTDSPRSLDSVTKVKCKDDKNEISEVSSKLSSLESSPSASFKRKRRKKRRLSVEPAESGFGNEKDSEEEQFLWKGRLDPCLPEDFYLPLLKEPQMNYGFTPPLYTYLVTNGHPVNVKEKRVKDLSHSVPSCDIQHLKFQDSVFKQASWTESITTDDRFASLQSQSDSSVVSAQSDACNVGIDLQPCRKLTVKDGLTEDPSMTLSISDCERDKSTLTTEKRDCEREDTHAESLELSNKMNHSFICENEQSCADEVKSVTHTVLPSVELNDPDVKVCQHDTVSTAKSVMGVETESSGVDNLSQCQRLAELQQLETGCHDTYQYSYMLEKTKLHSVNGSDVQQLANHNTKTLQIKTSNSSSYENDPTQSDSLTSNGDSLSLDKNPSSVDILVNQTEHPPDDPKSSKQTDSLVKHETPERCELAVVQVMGENLFPCSEMNQIGNGEIQTNPNFSESEDLSVCLPNNSLISSCYSLETQSLESLSNENSKDALGSPCSSLSPSDTRCEEKKSQILTTADKREETSQDKGQDVSYVTEESNCDLANEVEVSTVRSQVENEPVDSKCSVFAMSSFWREMEKLTINDILGLRVINNNPPSSLPPLLETENTDLVMMDSGCFCQVDESNLGQTSMEASIVSDPVDSNLSSVIAVDASSSKSVMWESEPVSVSLPVGIYPSSMTLTAASDISQPVLSDGTQKSLRKISKNVSVHNLRALESESFSHKYEGQTSQILEEEECANLEYVTDKHVPKQDLNSLPSVSAESYRISLTDIFQYLFGGKQSNPSQPPTDSINSSFTDGNSVPETYDHFFSEFDTDTFFYPLITATDEAKDELVPIFSYSRSANRNLQFPEAYDYFFVSSSSDDSSDEEDKNDHRPVRVVTRLSRKASASKISTDVYDNFFTDSDLKEDFFWPKSFSFRNIQLTGRAIQRRNSNSLPLPVMQKPQSLRRTLTPISALGNQDFVPDPLLYHLEERIFKQLQQQPFRYEDLQTAVANPRLDSSFLPLRHSDMCLVCIAFASWVLKTANPQDGDTWKAVLLANVSALSAIRYLRKYVKVEAAVSDNKTNHAANV is encoded by the exons ATGGAAGACTTCGATTACAGTGTCGAGATCTGTGACCGTGACTGGGAATGCTTCTTTGCAGAGTGCGAGGAGTGCAACCTCCTTCCTCCTTCATTAGCAGGTGTGGATAGCTCAGGTATGAGTGACATGGATGATACAGGGTCCATTCTTGCGAACAGGGATCAGAAAGAAGGCCAAACAGCAGGCTTTGTAGAGGCTGAACGATCTATCGAAGGTCCCCCAGACAGTGAAGGCTCTCCTGTGGAGCTTTACTTCAGCAAACACAGCATGGGAGGAATGGAGAGCGTCCTCTCGGGCAGTGAGGAGGATATACACCTGCAGTCAGTCAATATGTTCTTTGAAAAACTGAAAAGCCTTACAGAGGCTGAAAAAATTACTGAGCCAAACCAAGTGGGAGCTAGAAAAAACAGAGAAGCAGCagcacaggaggaggagcagtgtaGTGATGGGCAACAAGCCAGCTGCACTGGCTGTACTTTGCCAAAAAACATCCCCAAGTTAAACTTTGTGTCTGCCAGGGGTGAAACAGTCGTTGGCAGAGAGACCGTGGAGGCTGTCAACACCATCAgcaacataaacacaatgaaaacagatGAGCCTCGATCCAAAATTTCCCCTGAACCTTCTGCCAGTAACTCAATGCTACACACTTACAAATCAGCTCACCCTGAAACTGAGTTATTCATCAGAGAGGAAGCCTGCACAGAAAACAGAGTTTATGAGATAATAGAGTCAAATGACTCACAACCGGGGAAGGTTGTCTGGTCAGAAGCAACACCTCATTCTAACAAAGTGACAAATTTGGAAGAGGAAATATGTACACCTTTGTGTGATGTCACGCAGGAAGATTTTTTGAGAAACCCTCTGACTCTCATTAAAAGCCAACACACTGATTCACCCAGAAGTCTGGATTCAGTCACAAAGGTCAAGTGCAAGGACGACAAAAATGAAATCTCAGAAGTCTCAAGCAAATTGTCAAGCCTAGAGTCATCACCATCTGCCTCTTtcaaaagaaagagaagaaagaaaaggcGACTTAGTGTTGAACCAGCAGAAAGTGGTTTTGGAAATGAGAAAGACTCAGAAGAGGAACAGTTCTTATGGAAAGGAAGACTGGATCCATGCTTGCCAGAGGATTTTTACTTACCTTTGTTAAAAGAGCCACAAATGAATTATGGCTTCACACCTCCTTTATACACATACTTGGTCACAAATGGTCACCCTGTAAACGTTAAAGAAAAAAGAGTAAAAGATCTTTCCCACTCTGTTCCTTCTTGTGACATTCAACACCTAAAGTTTCAAGACAGTGTTTTCAAACAAGCTAGCTGGACTGAAAGTATTACAACAGATGACAGGTTTGCAAGCCTACAAAGTCAAAGTGATTCCAGTGTTGTGTCAGCACAAAGCGATGCTTGTAATGTAGGGATAGATTTACAGCCATGCAGAAAATTAACAGTAAAAGATGGACTGACTGAAGATCCAtcgatgacactttcaatttcagACTGTGAAAGAGACAAATCAACCCTTACCACAGAAAAGAGAGACTGTGAAAGAGAGGACACTCATGCTGAGAGCCTCGAGCTGTCTAATAAAATGAATCATAGTTTCATTTGTGAAAATGAACAGTCTTGTGCAGATGAGGTCAAATCAGTAACTCATACTGTTTTACCGAGTGTAGAGTTAAATGATCCTGATGTGAAAGTCTGCCAGCATGACACAGTATCCACTGCTAAGTCTGTCATGGGCGTGGAGACTGAAAGCTCTGGCGTAGACAACCTTTCACAGTGTCAAAGACTGGCTGAACTACAACAGCTGGAAACTGGGTGTCATGACACATACCAATATAGCTATATGCTGGAAAAAACTAAGCTTCACTCTGTGAATGGTTCTGATGTGCAACAACTGGCTAATCACAACACAAAAACTCTTCAAATAAAAACCAGCAATTCTTCATCGTATGAGAATGACCCCACTCAAAGTGACAGCTTGACATCAAATGGAGACAGTTTATCACTTGATAAAAACCCCTCCAGTGTAGATATATTAGTGAACCAAACAGAACACCCTCCAGATGATccaaaatcatccaaacaaacaGATTCATTGGTGAAACATGAAACACCTGAGAGATGTGAATTAGCAGTGGTACAAGTAATGGGTGAGAATCTCTTTCCATGTAGTGAAATGAATCAAATAGGTAATGGAGAGATACAAACAAATCCCAATTTCTCTGAATCTGAAGATTTATCAGTATGTCTTCCAAATAATTCATTAATATCTTCTTGCTATTCTCTGGAAACACAATCTCTTGAGTCACTCTCAAATGAAAATAGCAAAGATGCACTGGGAAGCCCTTGTTCTTCTCTTAGTCCAAGTGACACcagatgtgaagaaaaaaaatcacaaatcctCACAACAGCTGACAAAAGAGAGGAAACATCTCAGGATAAAGGCCAGGATGTATCATATGTCACAGAAGAATCAAACTGTGACTTAGCTAATGAAGTGGAAGTTTCCACAGTGAGATCCCAAGTAGAAAATGAACCTGTGGATTCAAAGTGTTCAGTGTTTGCCATGTCATCTTTTTGGAGGGAAATGGAGAAGCTGACAATAAATGATATTTTAGGTTTAAGAGTTATCAACAACAATCCCCCAAGTTCCCTCCCACCATTACTGGAAACCGAGAATACTGACTTGGTAATGATGGATTCTGGCTGTTTCTGTCAGGTCGATGAATCCAATCTAGGACAAACTAGCATGGAAGCGTCCATTGTCTCTGATCCTGTTGACTCAAATTTAAGTTCTGTTATAGCAGTTGATGCATCCTCTTCAAAAAGTGTCATGTGGGAAAGTGAACCAGTTTCAGTCAGCCTACCTGTGGGTATTTACCCATCGAGTATGACTTTAACAGCTGCGAGTGACATTTCTCAACCAGTCTTGTCTGATGGCACTCAGAAATCCCTTCGAAAAATTTCAAAAAATGTAAGTGTACATAATCTACGTGCCCTTGAATCTGAGTCTTTTAGCCACAAATATGAAGGCCAAACTTCACAAATTTTAGAGGAAGAGGAATGTGCAAACTTAGAGTACGTAACTGACAAACATGTGCCAAAACAAGACTTGAACTCTTTACCTTCAGTTTCAGCAGAAAGCTACAGAATTTCTCTCACAgatatatttcagtatttattcgGTGGAAAGCAGTCAAACCCCAGTCAGCCACCTACAGACAGCATTAACAGCAGTTTCACCGATGGAAATTCTGTTCCTGAAACGTATGACCATTTCTTCTCAGAGTTTGATACAGATACCTTCTTCTATCCGCTCATCACAGCAACAGATGAAGCCAAAGATGAACTTGTGCCAATCTTCTCCTACTCTCGCTCAGCAAATAGAAACCTGCAGTTTCCTGAGGCTtatgattatttttttgtctcctcatcCTCTGATGATTCCTCTGATGAAGAGGATAAAAATGACCACAGGCCTGTGAGGGTGGTAACAAGATTGAGCCGTAAGGCAAGCGCAAGTAAGATTTCAACAGATGTATATGATAATTTCTTCACAGATAGTGACCTCAAGGAGGATTTCTTCTGGCCAAAATCATTCTCTTTTAGGAACATTCAGTTAACTGGGCGTGCCATCCAGAGGCGGAACTCAAATTCTTTGCCTTTACCTGTAATGCAAAAACCTCAGTCCCTTCGTAGGACTCTCACTCCCATCAGTGCCCTGGGAAATCAAGATTTTGTTCCTGATCCACTTCTCTACCACCTGGAAGAGAGGATCTtcaaacaactacaacaacaacctTTCAGATATGAGGATCTGCAAACAGCTGTCGCAAATCCAA GGTTGGACTCCTCCTTCCTGCCTCTCAGACACTCTGATATGTGTCTAGTTTGTATTGCATTTGCTTCATGGGTGCTGAAAACTGCAAACCCACAGGATGGAGACACCTGGAAGGCTG TTCTGTTGGCAAATGTAAGTGCCCTTTCAGCCATCCGATACCTGCGGAAGTATGTCAAAGTGGAGGCAGCAGTTAGTGACAATAAAACCAACCATGCAGCTAATGTCTGA